AGACCATATTGATGACGGTAATTCAGATACACCGTTAGTACCCGTTTATTTGCAAACTAAAGAAGCTCAGGCTCAAAACCAGACGGTTTCAGAATCCGACGAAATCAAAGCTGTTGATGAACCAACGCTGACTGTACAGAAAAAAACCGAACCTTCGGACATCAAGACCAGTCCGGTACAGGAAATTTCAGAAAAAATTGATACTACTAATGAAAAACAAGTGGATTTGCCCAAGAAACAGGTTAGCAATTTCGATTCGGGATTGGATACCGGCCTGATTAATGATTTGAAAGTTATCGGTCGTGTCGATAAGCAATTTGTTGTACCGCCAATTGAGTTTCTTGAAAAAGACAATCAATCGGAAGAGAAATCTGTTACAACGGACTCTGCAGATAATGCATCGCAAGCCAATGATGATCAGAAAAATGACGAACAACCTATTGAACAGCCATTGGCGCTTAATGATACCGACTTTAAGAACCTTGCCCGCAATGTTTTTGACCAAGAGCACGCATCCGTTGATCTCGATGAGAAACCGGATGAAATCAAAGTCGAATCCACATCGGTAAAGAAATCAAGTACTGAAAAAGCCGAAACAAAGGAAGAAAATACATCCGATCAGATCAAAAAAATTCTGAAAGAAGAAAAGCCGTTGATCGACGAAATGAATACGTTATTCTCCGGAAAAGAAAAACGTAATATGTTAGACGATCCGGATATTCCGAAAGAAGTTTCATTAGAACCCGTTAAATCAAAATCCAAACCTGCGGCTGAGCCAATCGATTACGATAAAGGTAATCAAGCCGCTCGTAACAAGTATCGTTATCCTTCTCTGGATCTGCTGGAAGTTACGAAAGAAATGGAAAAGTTGTCGGAAGAAGATATTCGGGAGCTTGATGGAAAGATTAATCAAATTATCACGACGCTTTCTGAATTTGGAATTGATACGCGGGTAACATCGACGGAATATGGCGGACCCGTTTTGGCTATTTATCAGTTGGCGCTTCCGTCGGGATTAAAAATTTCAAAAATCACAGGCTTGGAAGACGAACTGGCGATGGCCATGAAAGTTAAGTCGGTTCGTATTGTTCCACGAACGGATAAAGGGACGATCCAGGTTGAAATTCCGAAACCAAGGGCAACACCCGTATTGATCAGGAGCTTGTTCGAAGATCGTTCGTTCAAACAAGCCAAACAAAAATATCGACTCGGGTTAGCGCTTGGCAAGACCATTGATGGCGCTATTCATTTCGAAGATCTTGCCAAAATGCCGCACCTTTTGATTGCAGGAACGACCGGCTCCGGTAAAAGTGTCGGCGTCAACTCCATGATTACAAGTCTATTGTATCAATTCGATCCGTCTGAAGTTAAATTTGTGATGATCGATCCAAAAAAAGTTGAGTTGGCTTTGTATCGGAATTTACGCAATCATCATTTGATTTGTTTGCGCAATCAGAATAATGAAATCATCGAAGATGTGATCACTAAACCGGAAAATGCCAAGTTGATGCTGAAAGCGTTAGTGGAGGAAATGGAATCCCGGTACGAAAAATTAGCGCACGCCAATGTGAGAAATTTGGAAGACTACAATCGCCGGTGGTCAGAAGGTAAATTACCTTCGGATGAAAAATTCGATCATTATAAATTAGAATATATTGTAGCGATCATCGACGAATTGGCCGACCTGATGATGACGGCAGCGCGTGAAGTCGAAACGTATATTACCCGACTGGCCCAAATGGCACGTGCGGTCGGCATTCACCTGATTGTGGCGACGCAACGGCCGTCGGTGGATGTTTTAACCGGTCTGATCAAAGCTAATTTTCCCGCGCGGATTGCGTATCAGGTTCGGAGTAAAATAGATTCCCGTACCATTCTTGACATGGGTGGAGCGGAACTTTTGCTTGGCAAAGGCGATATGTTGTACTTGCCGCCGGGTCATATGCCGATCCGTATTCAGAATGCGTTTACGTCTACCCAGGAAACAGAACAAATCGTTGACTTCATCGGTAAAATGCCGGCATTTCCCAGACGTGATTTCGTCATGCGTGAAGAGCCAAAGGAAGATGTGAACGGTGAGATGGAAGCCGGAGCATTCGATGCGTTATATAATGAAGCATTGGAAATTGTCGTGAAGCATAATCAGGGTTCGGCCTCATTGCTTCAACGTCGTCTGAGTATCGGTTATGCACGGGCCGCGCGCATTGTGGATCAATTGGAAAGAATGGGTATCGTCACGGCACAAGACGGAGGCAAAGCACGGCAAGTGCTGATCACGGAAGATCAAATTCCGATGTATCGCGTTTGATAATTTTATTGTCTGAATGCGCTTTAATTTGTATAATACGGCGCTAATAAAGGAGTTAACTGTGTATTATCGTCTGATCTGTTTGTTGTTAATTTTCGGTTTGCATTCAAAAGTTTTAGGGCAGGAAGCCAAAGAGATTATTCAAAAGGCTCAGGATCGTTATAAAAAAATCAAAAGCTTTTCGATAGCATTCGATTATCATTTCAAATGGAAGCTGACCGGTAAAAATCAAAGTTTACAGGGAAAGCTTTACTTTAAAAAAGAGAATAATATTCGATACGAACTCGGACAGCAATTGAACATTACCGATGGCGAAACGGTTTGGCAATATTCGGAAGTCAATAATCAACTGATTATCGACAATCTGAAGAAAAAAACCAAAAGTCTTTTTATGCCGCGTTATTTGCTTTTCGAGTATCTTGACAAATTTGTAGCAGAAGTTATCCAGACCGAAACGATCAAAAACCGTCCAGTTTATGTTTTAAAAATGAATCCGAAAGACAAAGACGATTTTGTTCAGAGCATGAAAGTCTGGATCCCGTCCGATTCATGGATTACTGAAAAAGTTGAATACCAGGATTTGGAAGGCAATACGATTTCTTACGAATTTACCAATATAGAACTCGATCACGCGCTTGACCCAAAGCTATTTGCTTTCAAAGCGGAATCCAGCATGGATATTATTGATCTCCGGTGAGGAAAAATTAGTTGAAAAAAAAACTGTGGTTGGTATTCAATATCGCCATTAGTGCCGTGTTTGTTTGGCTGGCATTACGTGGTATTGACTTTACAGAATTATCGCATTCTTTTAAGGGAATAGTTTTTTCGTATGCGATAATCGGATTGTTGCTTAATTTATTCAGTTGCTGGCTTCGTGCGTCCAGACTTCATTATATGACGCTTCCTATTCAGCACGTCACGGTTAAGAATTATTTTGCGTCGGTCATGATCGGTTTTATGGTGAATAATGTGTTGCCGTTTCGGCTGGGTGAGTTAATGAGAGGATATGCATTAAAGAAAAGCGACGGCATGTCATTTTCCGCTTCAATGGGCATCATTGTCGTGGAACGGATCATTGATGTTATATCACTTTTGATTATTTTTGGTGCATTGACATTCTTTTATCCTTTTCCGGAATGGGTTAAAAATGGCGGAATTTTGGTAACCGTCATAGCCATTGCGGTCACGGTCATTTTGGGATTGATGATCAGCCGTACTGAGACGACATTGCGAATATTCAATAACCTGGTTGGTGTTTTTTCAAAAAAATTGGCTATAAGCAGCCATCACTTTTTGTCGTCATTTTTGACGGGCGTCCGATTCCTTCACGATTTTAAAAATTATGCATGGATTACGTTAATTACTTTTTTAATTTGGGCCACGTTTACTGTATCGACACTCATGATGTTTTATTGCATGAATTTACAAGCCGATGGGTTGGGAACATTTGAAGCCGGAGTATTCATGGTTTTTACATGCTTTGCCATTATGATTCCAGCGGCGCCGGGCTATGTCGGTACTTTTCATGAAATTGCTAAACAGAGTTTGTTATTGTTTGGCGTTGATAAGGAAAAAGCGCTGGGTTTTGCGATTATCATACATGCATTGAATTATATTTCGATTACCGGAATTGGTTTTATTTATTTTCTTCGCAGTAATTTGAAATTAAAACAAGCTTTGTCAGGTACAGGCGATGAAGAAACTACTCGTCTAGAGAAGACGTCGGTTACTATTTAATTACAAAATTGAAAGTGAATATGATTCGAATATTGTATCTGTTGTTGATCATTTCCCCATGTCATATTATTTTTTCTCAGGAGCAAGCCATCAAGGACACACTAAAGAACGGCGGCTTTCAGAAGACGGAGCGTAGAATCAGAACAGGCGATCAACTCTTGATCACTGTGTACGGCCATGATGAATTGCCAAAGGTCGTCAGAGTTGAACAAGATGGAACATTGAAATATCCGTTCATGAAGGATGTGATTGTTGATGGATTGACGATCGAACAAATAACTAATATTTTGTCTGTTCGTTTATCGCAGTACATCGGCGGACGGGCGGAAGTCATTATTTCTTTTGCTCAAGACGAAACGATTGAAGTGGTCGTATTGGGCCAAGTTACTAATCCGGGTGCGCATAAAATGCCGCCAAACAATACGATTCAGGGAGCGTTGACCGTTGCGGGAGGAGCAACCAATCGGAGTGATCTTAATAACACAAAGCTCATTCGTATTAATCCTGATACGGGTTTCCGTGAAGAAATCACCGTCGAAGTGGAAAATATTATTGTCGAAACAGGCGACATTGATCGATTGCCTTCATTACGAAATGGTGATATCATATTTGTTCCTTCAATTTATGGCGCTGTTTTTGTTAATGTGCTCGGTGCAGTGAGAAAACCAGGTAATTATGAATTATTTCCGGGGGCCAATTTGGTTGATGTTGTTTTTTTAGCGGGAGGACCTTCCGATGAAGCTTCGTTGCGTAACATCCGTCTCATCCGAAGAATCGGTGCCGCGCAGACTGAGCAGATTGTCGATATAGAAGCCGTTTTAAAAGCAAAAGGCGGACAAGTACCATTTTTGGAGCCGGGCGATATTGTATTTGTTCCTGCAAGAAAATTTACAATCAAAACTTTTTTTCAGTATCTCGGATATACCGTATCTATTTTATCAGCAATTTTTTTGTATATACAAGTGACAAAATAAAAGTTTTTCAATTAAGGCTTTTTATGCAAGATATTCAAGTTAAACAAGGCATCGATACTCAAGCGATTATTGGGACGATTTTGCGCCACAAATTTGTAGTGTTATTTGTTTTTTTGACATTCACAATTGTGGTGTCGTATTACTCTCTTTCAAAACCGACATTGTATCGATCATCGTCAATTTTGTATTTTGATAATTCGACGAATAATCCTGTTTTAGACATTCTAGGCAAAAACAGCGGATTAAAGCCGATTGATGCTGGCTATTACGATGTGATTATGACAACAGATTTGTTCAACAAAAGATTCCGCGATGAACTCGGGATAGAGCTTAGGAAGTTTCGTGACGAATCGTATGTACAAAACGCTCTCTTATCCGTTTCGTCATCACAGATAAGTTTGCGTCCCTACAAAGAAGCTTCTCAATTTGTCGAAATCTCGGCTATTTCAATCGATTCATTTCTCGTTCAGAAAATGGTTGAAGTAGCGACGGTGCTGTTAAAATTGCGTTCTGCCGAAATTGATCGTGAAGGATTGCAAAGCGGTATTAAATTTATCGAAGAACAAATTGAGATAACCAAAAGTAATTTGGAAAAAACCGAGTTAGCCATACAAGAACTTGAAAAGCGAACTGATTTAATTTCCAAAAACGATGAAGGCCCTCTCAATAAAATTATTTTGATGCGTGAAAAATTGGCGGAATTAGAAACTCAAATTCAGATCCGGCAATCCAATCTAAGTGCACTTGAGTCACAACTTGATTCTATTCAAAGTCGCATCACAGGCAAAGCCGTTCGTCCTGAAAAGGATTCACAAGCTGAATTACGTTTAAAAAATCAGATCGAAGAATTACAAGCTAAAAAAGCGGAATTATTTCAGAAATTGGGAGCTTCAGCATCGGATGATAATCAGGAAATTAAAAAGATCAATGAACAGATAACGACGTTTCGCGAACAGTACGTTCAGTTGTTATCGACATACAGTACGGATGGTAATATCGTTTCCGGCGATATGAATGAAATTTGGAAAAATGTTTTTGCTAAGAAAAATGACGAAGAGATAGAATTGTTCATTCTGAAAGGACAAGCCAGATTGTATGCCGGTTTAATTCGAAATTTTGAATTAAGAAATCCTAATCTTCTCGAAGACGCGATTGACATCAAACGGCTTAACCGATCGAAACAAGTATATGAAGAGACATTAAATTCACTGATCAAGCAAAAAGAAAATTTTTCGATACAATTTTTTGGAATTACCGGAAATCTCAAAATCATCGATCCTGCACAACCACCGGAAGCAATATATCGTAAAGTTTTTACCAACATTTTTATCGGTTCGGTTTTAGGGTTGCTGATCGGAGTTGCACTCGCTTTCGGTATGGATTACCTCGATACAACCATTAAAAATAATGAACACATCAACTCCATCACTAATTTGCCGGTGATTGGCATTATTCCTCCGATTGAAATCAGCGATGTGCCTGGCTCGAATGGTGAATCGGCGGCGATCGTGGATCGTTTAAAGTTTAAAAAACGTGTTAATGTAGAAAATGAAGACAAGAATATCATTCGTAAAAAAGCAATGATATCGCAATTAAACTCCCGTTCCTTTGTCTCGGAAAGTTACCGAACGCTTCGAACTAACATTCAATTTGCTAATATCGATACTCCTCTTCGGTCCATTCTGATAGGTAGTTCCGGGCCGAGTGAAGGCAAAACAACAACAGCCGTTAATCTAGCGATCTCTTTTGCCGACATGGGACATAAAGTTTGCCTTGTCGATACCGATTTGCGCAAACCTAAACATCATTTGCTTTTCGAGGTAAACGAATCACCCGGGCTAGCCGACAGTGTTTTGGATAATGTCGATCTGGATCGAACTATTCAGAATACGGCCATAAAAAATCTGAATGTATTGACTATTGGCGCTAATGCGATTAATCATTCTGAAATTTTCTCATCGATGAGAATGAGTTTACTGATGAACGAATTGGAAAAGAAATTTGATTTGGTCATATACGATACTCCTCCCATTCTACTGCTTACAGATTCGATCATATTGTCATCGAGGGTCGACGGCGTTCTATTAGTTGTAAAATATGGAATGACCGAAAAACAAAATCTACAAAATGCCATCTCGGCTCTTAAAAATGTTCGCGCTAACATAATAGGTATCGTTTTTAATGATTATTCCGGCGAACGCAGGAGCTATTATCGATACGCTTATGATAGTTATTATACTGTTAAAGACGCGTCTAAAGAAAACATAAAAATATAGTTTATGCGAATTTTGGTAACTGGAGGCGCTGGTTTTATTGGCTCACATCTATGCGAAGCTTTGCTCAAAGAGAGTCATCAAATTACTTGTTTAGATAATTTTGACGATTTTTATGATCCTTCCATTAAACAGCTTAATATTCAGAACTGCCTTCATTATTCTACTTTTGAATTGGTCAAGATAGATATTCTTGATTCTGCCGCCCTTGAGCATCTTTTTTCTCTAAAATCTTTTGATATGGTCATTCACCTTGCTGCAAAAGCGGGAGTCAGGCCATCGATTGCTAATCCGCAAATTTATCAAAAGGTCAATATTGAAGGAACGACCAATTTGCTCGAAGCCATACGGAAGCATTCGATAAAAAAGCTTATCTTGGCCTCATCGTCCTCGGTCTATGGTAATAATAAAAAAATTCCATATTCAGAAACTGATAACGTTGACAATGCCATTTCTCCTTATGCGGCCACTAAAAAGGCATGCGAGATCCTGGCGTATACCTATCATCATCTTTTCCAGATAGAAACATTTTGTTTGCGTTTTTTTACAGTATACGGACCACGCCAAAGACCGGAGATGGCGATTCATTATTTTACCAGAAATATTGATAAAGGTGAACCTATTAATGTTTTTGGCGACGGGAAGACTTATCGGGACTATACATACATTGATGATATCATTCAGGGGATTTTAGGTTGTGTTTACAATTTGCGTGGCTATGAAATTATAAATTTGGGAGAATCTGAAACGACATCACTTATTGATTTAGTTTCCTTCATTGAGTTGGCCATAGAAAAAAAAGCGAAAATCAATTGGCTTCCTATGCAGGCTGGCGATGTAGAAAAAACGTTTGCAGATATTAGAAAAGCCGAAAGTTTGATATCATATTCTCCAGGCACATCTATTAAAATCGGAATTCAAAATTTTATTGAATGGTACAAACAACGGAATGCAAACTGGTGAAGGAATCCAATCAACAGCATATTTCTAAATTAGCCCAAAACTCTATCTGGGCCGGAGCCGGTGGTTATTTAAATTTTTTTTTCCTCCCACTCTCAAGTTTGCT
The DNA window shown above is from bacterium and carries:
- a CDS encoding DNA translocase FtsK, which gives rise to MNSKKKNISKKTTAKTPQKPPPPKGLNLSTKLKEEILGILTMALCVLMMLAVVTHRPLEQPDTIMDLWRTDRLSNMLGLVGAFVSYYVVTYSFGYAFIAFPILFFVYGWLILTHKSILHANRFAFYILTLMVLVSVWTALPFAVGHQANWELSGLLGGMLSQKLYEWLGGFGSITLWVIFSLLWLILVTRVSIADLAPAAVNLVKSVFRKTADLFVRFRHRQRQLYDNAQAETEKDHIDDGNSDTPLVPVYLQTKEAQAQNQTVSESDEIKAVDEPTLTVQKKTEPSDIKTSPVQEISEKIDTTNEKQVDLPKKQVSNFDSGLDTGLINDLKVIGRVDKQFVVPPIEFLEKDNQSEEKSVTTDSADNASQANDDQKNDEQPIEQPLALNDTDFKNLARNVFDQEHASVDLDEKPDEIKVESTSVKKSSTEKAETKEENTSDQIKKILKEEKPLIDEMNTLFSGKEKRNMLDDPDIPKEVSLEPVKSKSKPAAEPIDYDKGNQAARNKYRYPSLDLLEVTKEMEKLSEEDIRELDGKINQIITTLSEFGIDTRVTSTEYGGPVLAIYQLALPSGLKISKITGLEDELAMAMKVKSVRIVPRTDKGTIQVEIPKPRATPVLIRSLFEDRSFKQAKQKYRLGLALGKTIDGAIHFEDLAKMPHLLIAGTTGSGKSVGVNSMITSLLYQFDPSEVKFVMIDPKKVELALYRNLRNHHLICLRNQNNEIIEDVITKPENAKLMLKALVEEMESRYEKLAHANVRNLEDYNRRWSEGKLPSDEKFDHYKLEYIVAIIDELADLMMTAAREVETYITRLAQMARAVGIHLIVATQRPSVDVLTGLIKANFPARIAYQVRSKIDSRTILDMGGAELLLGKGDMLYLPPGHMPIRIQNAFTSTQETEQIVDFIGKMPAFPRRDFVMREEPKEDVNGEMEAGAFDALYNEALEIVVKHNQGSASLLQRRLSIGYARAARIVDQLERMGIVTAQDGGKARQVLITEDQIPMYRV
- a CDS encoding outer membrane lipoprotein carrier protein LolA is translated as MYYRLICLLLIFGLHSKVLGQEAKEIIQKAQDRYKKIKSFSIAFDYHFKWKLTGKNQSLQGKLYFKKENNIRYELGQQLNITDGETVWQYSEVNNQLIIDNLKKKTKSLFMPRYLLFEYLDKFVAEVIQTETIKNRPVYVLKMNPKDKDDFVQSMKVWIPSDSWITEKVEYQDLEGNTISYEFTNIELDHALDPKLFAFKAESSMDIIDLR
- a CDS encoding flippase-like domain-containing protein, which gives rise to MKKKLWLVFNIAISAVFVWLALRGIDFTELSHSFKGIVFSYAIIGLLLNLFSCWLRASRLHYMTLPIQHVTVKNYFASVMIGFMVNNVLPFRLGELMRGYALKKSDGMSFSASMGIIVVERIIDVISLLIIFGALTFFYPFPEWVKNGGILVTVIAIAVTVILGLMISRTETTLRIFNNLVGVFSKKLAISSHHFLSSFLTGVRFLHDFKNYAWITLITFLIWATFTVSTLMMFYCMNLQADGLGTFEAGVFMVFTCFAIMIPAAPGYVGTFHEIAKQSLLLFGVDKEKALGFAIIIHALNYISITGIGFIYFLRSNLKLKQALSGTGDEETTRLEKTSVTI
- a CDS encoding SLBB domain-containing protein — protein: MIRILYLLLIISPCHIIFSQEQAIKDTLKNGGFQKTERRIRTGDQLLITVYGHDELPKVVRVEQDGTLKYPFMKDVIVDGLTIEQITNILSVRLSQYIGGRAEVIISFAQDETIEVVVLGQVTNPGAHKMPPNNTIQGALTVAGGATNRSDLNNTKLIRINPDTGFREEITVEVENIIVETGDIDRLPSLRNGDIIFVPSIYGAVFVNVLGAVRKPGNYELFPGANLVDVVFLAGGPSDEASLRNIRLIRRIGAAQTEQIVDIEAVLKAKGGQVPFLEPGDIVFVPARKFTIKTFFQYLGYTVSILSAIFLYIQVTK
- a CDS encoding polysaccharide biosynthesis tyrosine autokinase, encoding MQDIQVKQGIDTQAIIGTILRHKFVVLFVFLTFTIVVSYYSLSKPTLYRSSSILYFDNSTNNPVLDILGKNSGLKPIDAGYYDVIMTTDLFNKRFRDELGIELRKFRDESYVQNALLSVSSSQISLRPYKEASQFVEISAISIDSFLVQKMVEVATVLLKLRSAEIDREGLQSGIKFIEEQIEITKSNLEKTELAIQELEKRTDLISKNDEGPLNKIILMREKLAELETQIQIRQSNLSALESQLDSIQSRITGKAVRPEKDSQAELRLKNQIEELQAKKAELFQKLGASASDDNQEIKKINEQITTFREQYVQLLSTYSTDGNIVSGDMNEIWKNVFAKKNDEEIELFILKGQARLYAGLIRNFELRNPNLLEDAIDIKRLNRSKQVYEETLNSLIKQKENFSIQFFGITGNLKIIDPAQPPEAIYRKVFTNIFIGSVLGLLIGVALAFGMDYLDTTIKNNEHINSITNLPVIGIIPPIEISDVPGSNGESAAIVDRLKFKKRVNVENEDKNIIRKKAMISQLNSRSFVSESYRTLRTNIQFANIDTPLRSILIGSSGPSEGKTTTAVNLAISFADMGHKVCLVDTDLRKPKHHLLFEVNESPGLADSVLDNVDLDRTIQNTAIKNLNVLTIGANAINHSEIFSSMRMSLLMNELEKKFDLVIYDTPPILLLTDSIILSSRVDGVLLVVKYGMTEKQNLQNAISALKNVRANIIGIVFNDYSGERRSYYRYAYDSYYTVKDASKENIKI
- a CDS encoding GDP-mannose 4,6-dehydratase, giving the protein MRILVTGGAGFIGSHLCEALLKESHQITCLDNFDDFYDPSIKQLNIQNCLHYSTFELVKIDILDSAALEHLFSLKSFDMVIHLAAKAGVRPSIANPQIYQKVNIEGTTNLLEAIRKHSIKKLILASSSSVYGNNKKIPYSETDNVDNAISPYAATKKACEILAYTYHHLFQIETFCLRFFTVYGPRQRPEMAIHYFTRNIDKGEPINVFGDGKTYRDYTYIDDIIQGILGCVYNLRGYEIINLGESETTSLIDLVSFIELAIEKKAKINWLPMQAGDVEKTFADIRKAESLISYSPGTSIKIGIQNFIEWYKQRNANW